A region from the Pseudonocardia petroleophila genome encodes:
- a CDS encoding LysR family transcriptional regulator: MIDRRLPVLQAIARHGTVTAAARVCLLTPSAVSHQMQALARELDVVLLEPVGRTVRLTAAAHTLLEHTAALTAAWERAQADLEAHRSGGLTGTLRLCGFSTAAAVVAPRALTLLRRDHPGLGLHLREAEPAVAFDLLAAGAVDVAVLVATPDIPPRSDAAFEQHPLCTEPLDILVGPDHPLAGRAAVALAEVADDPWIVGTPGRSYHRLVTTACAGAGFQPVVAHHADEWDTGAALVAAGFGVALVPRLAALPARHDTRRIPVTGAGAPVRHVLTAIRAGSAGRPVVAAGLDALRRVRATGLPELGPPD; this comes from the coding sequence ATGATCGACCGACGGCTCCCGGTCCTGCAGGCGATCGCGCGCCACGGGACCGTCACCGCGGCGGCCCGGGTCTGCCTGCTGACCCCGTCGGCCGTGTCGCACCAGATGCAGGCGCTCGCCCGCGAGCTCGACGTCGTCCTCCTCGAGCCGGTCGGGCGCACCGTGCGGCTCACCGCCGCCGCGCACACCCTCCTGGAGCACACCGCCGCGCTCACCGCCGCCTGGGAACGGGCGCAGGCCGATCTCGAGGCGCACCGCAGCGGGGGGCTCACCGGCACGCTGCGGCTGTGCGGGTTCTCCACCGCGGCCGCGGTCGTCGCCCCGCGGGCGCTGACCCTGCTGCGCCGCGACCACCCCGGCCTGGGGCTGCACCTGCGCGAGGCCGAGCCCGCGGTGGCCTTCGACCTGCTGGCCGCGGGTGCGGTCGACGTCGCCGTCCTGGTCGCGACCCCGGACATCCCCCCGCGGTCCGACGCCGCCTTCGAGCAGCACCCCCTCTGCACCGAGCCGCTCGACATCCTCGTCGGGCCGGACCACCCGCTGGCCGGCCGCGCCGCCGTCGCGCTGGCCGAGGTCGCCGACGACCCGTGGATCGTGGGGACGCCGGGGCGCAGCTACCACCGCCTGGTCACGACGGCCTGCGCCGGTGCGGGCTTCCAGCCGGTCGTCGCCCACCACGCCGACGAGTGGGACACCGGCGCGGCGCTCGTCGCCGCCGGGTTCGGCGTCGCGCTCGTCCCGCGCCTGGCCGCCCTGCCCGCCCGGCACGACACCCGCCGCATCCCGGTCACCGGGGCGGGCGCCCCGGTCCGGCACGTCCTGACCGCGATCCGCGCGGGCTCGGCCGGGCGGCCCGTCGTCGCCGCCGGGCTCGACGCGCTGCGGCGGGTCCGGGCCACCGGACTCCCCGAGCTCGGGCCGCCGGACTGA